aatacaacaaaagtaatttttttatcacatagttcatcacagaaaatcaatagaaatcaaatagttcaacaaataattcaacaacaaatagttcaatacaaattataaaGTTCAAcaataaaaactcatatttcatcacacgtcgAGCTAGGCGTtgcccttgagcctccataggtgctccaccagatcctgctgcagttgttgatgcacctgtgggtctcggatctcctgacgcatattGAGGAAGGCAGTACAGGTTGCCGGTAGCTCGTGATCAACTTgcgcaagaggaccctgcctgtaatatggttcagtgtcaaacaatGTCTCTTCCTGCTCGCTCtcaatgatcatgttgtgcaagataacacagcaagtcatgatctcccacatttgatctttcgaccaggtctgagTAGGGCATCGgacaacagcaaatcgagattggagcacaccaaatgctcGCTcaacatccttcctgcaagcctcctgaaccTTCGCAAAGTGGGACTTCTTTCTGGCACAGCGTTTGAGATAGTCTTCACAAATGTAGACCATCTTggatagatgccatcagctaggtagtaccccttgttgtagtgcCGCCTGTTGTCCTCGAAGTTCACTGGCggagaatgaccttcaacaagcttggcaaagacaggGGAGCACTGCAGCAtattgatgtcattgtgagttcctggcataccaaaggagtgccaaatccagaggtcctgtgtgccactgcctcaagtaccacactgcaaccgcctttagcgcctttgtacatcccctgccaagcaaatggacaattcttccatttccaatgcatgcagtcgatgcttccaagcatctcaggaaatcctcttgctgcattctgtgctaggatccgagcagtgtctttgGCATTGGGTGATCGCAAGTATTGtggtccaaacactgccaccaccgTCTTgtagaacttgtagaaacactcaatagtcgtggactcggccatgcgcccatagtcgtcgagtgaatcaccgggagctccgtatgcaagcatcctcatagCTGTTGTGCACTTCTGGATTGAGGTGAATCCAAGTTTGCCGGTGCAAtccttcttgcacttgaagtagctgtcgaactcccggatggaattaACAATCCTGAGGAaaagctttcggctcatccggtAACGACGCCAAAGTACTTTGTCGCTATGCAGTGGAGcgtcggcgaagtagtcggagtagagcatgcaatAGCCTTCCAGACGATGCCAGTTCTTTGCTTTCAGccgccccggcgccgagccacctcgccgcggcttttctTTGCTCGCGAGCAGGCCGGCGAGGATCATGAGATGTTCCTCTCCTTGGACGTCggcatcggcttcctcctccagcagcgcggcgagcgcCTCCTCGTCGTCCGAGTCCATTGCCGGGCAGACAAATCGCCAAACACCTGGCGGGCGTGGTGGGCGCACAGCCGCCGGTATACCGCCCTGcgcggcggagcgccggaaaactCGCCCAGATGGTGGTGGAAAGGCTGCCGCGGCGAAACCTTTTCTCTTTTCCGGCGGGGAATGGCCTATCTAGCAGTGCTGGGTGGTGGGCGGCGCCGGGATCGGCAGGGTGGTGGTCGAGCACGTGGGGGTGGGGGGCGAATCTGGACGACTTGCCTTGAGTTTTTGCATGACAGTGTGGCCCAGGCGTGTTTTCCCCTTTCGCCGGAGCCCCCGAGCGCCCCACCCCCCCAGTGCGCTGGGTTCGGCCTGCGATCGCCGGGCCCCAAAATGGGCCGAGCCGGCGGATTTCGGCGTCTTGGGGCCGCAATTGGGGGGTTTGTTCGGTGCCGGCGCGAAAAAAGGCGCCCTGGGcggcctgttgggggcgcggctggagatgctctaaaacCTCAAGGATTATCTTACTTCAATAGTATGCCAACCAAGATTCTATATACTAAAACATCAAGGTTGGGCAATCCATTCTTAATGTTGTTGTGCCTGCATGGCCTAGGTTCTTAAACACTGGCATATTCTGATATAATTGTATCTTCAAGTTGATGCTTATTGCCATTGTTACTTGTGAGCCTTGATGTGATGACTGTGAAGCTGATATTCATTTTTTTCCCTTTGCTTTGAGAGAAGGTCGCTGCTATCATTGTGAGCAAAAAGGGATCAAGATCATTCATCCATCTTCAGAACCATACATTGGGCGTGACGCAGAATTTGAAGGTATGGCTCGTGGAGAAAGTGCAGTGAACAACAAAGAACTTATTCGATATGGGCAGATCGGTACTTTGCTTGATTGTACGATCGAAGACGAAGACTCCATCTATTTTGATCCTGCCTGGGATGTTGATTTTACTATATTTATCAATGAGACTGCTAGGGATCGAGCGATGGTGCAGAAATTGATGAAGGATAGTCCAGGGAGCGTGAGCGACTGGATAGACAAAATGATGTATGAGGAGTCTTTGAAACCTAAGTTAGCAAGGAAAATCATATACGCCTGATGGCCCTTGAGGAGTCCTTGTCTAAGTTATTAAGGGAAACCATACGCCTGATGGCCCTTTCTATTGGTACTGTTTTGCTAGAAACTAAGTTAACTGCGATGTTTGTAGAACTTAATTATATTTGGAGAATTATTTAGTGTGGTATGTGGAATGGTGGTTATTTGAGTTTTAGTTTTACCTAGCACATAATGCATGTGCGTTGCCATGAGCAATTAACAATGTTTGACGAGTACAGACTCTTTAAATAACAATccaatttttatttattttaccaTATATGTAGAACATGGCAACCTAGAATCAGACATAGTTATCAATCGCATGTTAATTTGTGTGGAGATCTTCAAAAGCGTCAAGTGAAGAATGAAGTCACTAAACAAGTGAAAATCTGGCCGGCGAAATGGATTTTAAAATTTATTGACATTCTCTAGAAAAGGTACTGTTGGCACAGAAAACCATTAAGAGAACGCACGGAGTATTTGAAACGGGAAAGAAGTACCACTTGGGTAATACGTTCATGTTGGAGAAATCAAACACATTAACGTACACGGAAGGAGTGATTGCTCGTGGTGTCCACGTCGGCAGGGCTCGAGCGAGCGCGTGGGTTGGGCAGGAGGTGTTGAtgggagaaaaataaaaggagaAGGAAAGGGCGCTCGCTGAGGGAGGTGTTACCTGGACACGTTTTTGTTCATCATCCCTTCCTCAAGAAGCAAACCCCATATCCCTCCTCTTCTGTCTCTCTCATCATCCCTTCCTCATGAAGCAAACCCCATATCCTTCCTCTCGTCGCCTCCGCCCCTTCTCCTCCCTGTTCCTCTCTCCTAGCCGAGCTCCAGCCTTGCTCGTCATCCCTTCCTCTTGAGAAAGAGCACGGGCCCATCGTTGTGCCTCAATCGCCACAAGGACATCGGGTGGAGGGGATCTGGTGCGGACGGCGCACGTCTCGGCCCTGTAGCAGGAGCGGGAGGTGTCGGCGGCCCATCGTTGCGCCTCAGTCGCCACAAGGACATCGGGTGGAGGGGATCCGGTGCGGACGGCGCACGTCTCGGCCCCGTGGCAGGAGCGGGGGTGTCGGCGGCGGAGATGGTCGATGGGGAGCCTCTTCTTCCCGCGATCTGGTTCTCCCCATTCATGGCCATTGGCAGGAGGGTCCCCTCGGATTTATTCCATCCTCGGAGGAGGCAACCGCCCTAGGAGGGGCGGTGCACGGGCACGGCTAGCATGGTGGTCGTGATGTTGTTCCGCGACTGGTTCGCCTTCGGGTCGGCGCCACAGATGAGGCCTGCTGTTGCGACCTTGCCCTCGTTCCCGCGGTGACGGACTACCCCCCAAGATGAATGGCCTCTTCAATTCGAAGCCACCGACTATGCCATGCGCGAGCTCGTCATCTATGTCGACCTCCACTCTGGCTCACGTGGCGCCGACGCCAAGCGGGAGGAGAAGGTGAGTTTGAATCTGTCCGGTCTTCCTATTTTGACCCCTCGTccctgcctctctctctctctaccgaaaaaggctttcgccccgctttataaataaagcaaaccgTCAAAGAGCGCACAAACATGGACTAGTTCACACACACACCCAAGTCACACAACAGGAAGTACAAAAGGTTCTGCTGAGGGCACAGCTCAACAAGCCCAAAAGAAAGGAAAAAACGCGCGCGCCGGAGCGCAGGAGACGACTAGTCAGGCTccgggggtggcggcggcgagagACGGACGGCCATCGAGCGAAGGTCGGCGATGAAGGCGGAGATGGCGTCCCGATCCTGAGGGCGGCTAAGCGGCCGCCAAAGCTACAAGTAACCAGACAGTTTGAAAAGAGCGTCAGTAGCCCGTCGAAGAGGAGTGCGCTGAATCACAAGCTTGTTGCGAATCGTCCAGAGGATCCAAGCGATCGCCCCAATCTCAAGCCACCTAATGTGGCGCGAGGACAAGGGGGAGTTTTGGAGTTCAGTGAATAGGTCGGGGAAGTTGGTATGGCACCAATTCCCACCCACCACCTCCCTAAAGCAGCTCCAGACAAATTGAGCTGACACATAGGAGAAGAAGATGTGATTCGAGTCTTCGGGGACCCCACAAAGAGGGCATAAGCCAGAGCCCGGGCTATTGCGTTTGAGGACCTCGACCCCAGACGGGGTCCGACCGCGAATCCACTGCCACATGAAGATCCGAATCTTCAATGGAAGGCGAATGGACCACACCGCCGTAAGGGGGGGGGAGCGGAGGAGGGGGCGATGACTTGGTATAAGGACTTGGTGGAGAATTGGCCCGAAGGATCAAGGCGCCATCTCACTTGATCCGGGCCAACGTCCACCATCGGCTCATGGAGAGCAACACAATCAAGCAATTCCTGCCAGGCGGCGGTATCCGGAGGCCCAAATGGCCTACGGAACGCGAGGCgccctaagtcaataagggccctctcaatggagatCATGGGTTCAACAGCGATGGAGAAGAGGTCGGGGAAGCGAGCCGCGAAGGGGGAGGCGCCGGCCCACCAGAACAGCGTAGCAGCCCCAGATCCAACCGAGATGGAGGTCCTGATGCGGAGGACTGGGAGTAGTTGGACAACCGACTGCCAGAATTGAGAGCCGCTAGAGCGCTGGCAGAAGGCAAGGGGTTGACCATGCAGGTACTTGTTCCGGATGATGTCTAACCAGAGGCCACCGTGCCCTTGCGAGATGTGCCAAAGCCAGCGGGATAGGAGAGCAACATTCATGCGTTTAGAGCACATGGTACCGAGGCACCTTGTTCCCGTGGTTTGCAAATGTCAGGCCAGCTGACCATATGGTACTTCTGTTTATTATTGTCGCCAGCCCAGTAGAAGCGGGACTGGACCTTGGCTATTTCATGGTGGAGTGTCTCGTGCAGGCTGTAGAAGCTCATGAGGAATAAGAGGAGGCTGGAGAGGGAGTTGATGAGGATCGTCCGAGCCGCCTTAGACAGCCACCTACCCTGCCAAGGCTCGATGCGCGTTTGTAACTTGGCAACAGTCGGACGAAGGTCAGTGACTGTGAGCCGAGTGTCACTAATGGGCATTCCCAGGTAGGTCGTGGGGAAGGAGCCCAGGCGGCAA
This portion of the Triticum urartu cultivar G1812 unplaced genomic scaffold, Tu2.1 TuUngrouped_contig_4482, whole genome shotgun sequence genome encodes:
- the LOC125527893 gene encoding uncharacterized protein LOC125527893, yielding MNVWARRRGSQNVDQVPTLFFIQFNNRDEDMESVAFLCCPIFDLSKDAGRCYHCEQKGIKIIHPSSEPYIGRDAEFEGMARGESAVNNKELIRYGQIGTLLDCTIEDEDSIYFDPAWDVDFTIFINETARDRAMVQKLMKDSPGSVSDWIDKMMYEESLKPKLARKIIYA